One window of the Acaryochloris sp. CCMEE 5410 genome contains the following:
- a CDS encoding ARPP-2 domain-containing protein: MAPKAPLLSTLSLKGIEIAPSQVWGAIRIVPLLRRNVRGDLRLAKRDYNEDLTVVSLSDKTAYTSYVPHGLVLSWNEEGQPVAAKGSQFGADGKRFHARPASVRVLSRMAKREARNQLRFLPMHLAMEGFLSLFFSGPDIAWSEYSKQALSQGLSPRTEWSFSGQAIQGLADALRVFEIHQHQVGMLMFVSEALASAFVTPTPEDYRLLHPSLLQDFYGELLYQYGIYGGTVPMQSQVDESKVETLADLQDAIATLRQDWADFQGLMASDLLQRPVESKRIYTAGPFTLQRFITDLQLKSENHIGEAIVRQDGQLEYLKTYRLSAGQARRAYLLSQLAAQGWNIERTALSMNESLENFIYRLEKAGFGYLINNQVREQARKVRRRD; the protein is encoded by the coding sequence ATGGCTCCTAAAGCGCCTCTATTAAGTACCCTTTCCCTCAAAGGGATAGAGATTGCCCCTTCTCAAGTTTGGGGGGCGATTCGGATTGTGCCGCTCCTGCGCCGCAACGTTCGGGGCGATCTGCGTCTAGCCAAGCGAGACTATAACGAAGATCTCACCGTCGTCTCCCTTTCAGACAAGACAGCGTATACGTCCTATGTCCCTCATGGCTTGGTGCTGTCCTGGAATGAAGAGGGACAACCCGTTGCTGCCAAAGGCAGTCAGTTCGGGGCCGATGGAAAACGCTTTCATGCCAGACCTGCCAGTGTCCGAGTACTCTCGCGCATGGCAAAACGGGAGGCCCGGAACCAGCTCCGATTTCTCCCTATGCATTTAGCGATGGAAGGGTTTCTATCCCTATTTTTCTCGGGACCCGATATCGCTTGGAGTGAGTATTCTAAGCAGGCCCTATCTCAAGGGTTATCGCCACGGACGGAATGGTCGTTTTCGGGGCAAGCTATTCAAGGACTTGCGGATGCCCTGCGGGTATTTGAAATCCATCAGCATCAGGTAGGGATGCTGATGTTTGTATCGGAGGCATTGGCGTCTGCCTTTGTCACCCCTACACCGGAAGACTACCGACTACTGCACCCCAGTCTGCTGCAAGACTTTTATGGAGAATTGCTTTATCAATATGGGATTTATGGGGGCACGGTTCCCATGCAGAGCCAGGTGGATGAATCGAAGGTGGAGACCTTGGCGGATTTGCAGGATGCGATCGCAACCCTAAGACAAGACTGGGCTGATTTCCAAGGGCTAATGGCCAGTGATCTACTCCAACGTCCTGTAGAATCCAAGCGCATCTATACAGCAGGCCCATTTACCTTGCAGCGTTTTATCACAGACCTACAACTCAAATCCGAGAATCACATTGGCGAGGCAATCGTCCGTCAAGATGGACAACTGGAATACCTAAAAACCTATCGTTTATCTGCAGGTCAGGCTCGACGGGCTTATCTGCTCAGTCAGCTAGCCGCCCAGGGCTGGAATATAGAGCGAACGGCGCTATCGATGAACGAGTCACTAGAGAACTTTATCTATCGACTAGAAAAAGCTGGCTTTGGTTATTTGATCAATAATCAAGTGCGTGAGCAGGCGCGAAAAGTGCGACGGCGAGATTAA
- a CDS encoding Uma2 family endonuclease has translation MQTQLPVTVKPETKLAEQRLTLTHVAWDTYEKLLDAFGEHRAVRFHYDKGVLELMVPLEDHENPSAVIGILIFNLAVDCDLTIKSMDSTTLRRKKLQKGAEPDKCFYIQNEPLVRGKTVDLEKDPPPDLVVEIDITHSDVNKNALYAALGIPEFWRFDGKVLRILHLQDSQYHEVDVSPTFPWLEKPVIYRFFEDCRTLGEAQAMRNFRIWLQSNKPDEG, from the coding sequence ATGCAAACTCAGCTACCTGTTACCGTCAAACCTGAGACAAAATTAGCTGAGCAGCGCCTCACCCTGACCCATGTGGCTTGGGACACCTATGAAAAACTACTGGATGCCTTTGGCGAACATCGAGCTGTACGGTTCCACTATGACAAAGGAGTCTTAGAGCTGATGGTGCCCCTAGAGGATCACGAAAATCCCAGTGCGGTGATTGGGATATTGATCTTTAATCTAGCGGTGGATTGTGATTTAACTATTAAGTCAATGGATTCGACCACTTTACGGCGCAAAAAGCTTCAGAAAGGGGCTGAGCCGGATAAATGCTTCTATATCCAAAATGAACCCTTGGTGAGAGGCAAGACCGTTGACCTCGAAAAAGATCCACCTCCCGATCTAGTGGTGGAGATTGATATCACGCACTCAGATGTCAACAAAAATGCTTTATATGCAGCGTTGGGGATACCAGAATTTTGGCGTTTTGATGGCAAAGTTTTGCGCATTCTCCACCTCCAAGACAGCCAGTACCACGAAGTGGATGTCAGTCCGACCTTTCCTTGGTTGGAGAAGCCAGTGATCTATCGCTTCTTTGAAGACTGTCGAACGCTGGGTGAGGCCCAAGCCATGAGAAATTTTCGGATCTGGCTTCAGTCAAATAAACCTGATGAGGGATAA